In Pirellulales bacterium, the sequence GCGGTGAATTTGCCGGTTACCGGGCGGTCGCCGTGTTGGCCGAAGCGGACGATCTTGTCGCCCGCGTCGTAACGGAAATCGTGATTCGAGTCGAGAATCCAGACGCCGTCGCGATAGACGCCGATCGAATCGCGGCCGCTGCCGTCCCAATCGCCCACCACCGGGATGTCGCCCGGCTGGCCGAATTGGGTCTGGATGTCGTCGGCTGCCCATTTGCCCGTACCGTGGATATCGAGATACCACACACCATCGCGGAAGACGCCGATGGTGCGCACTCCGCTGCCGGTCCAGTCGCCGACGACCGGCACATCGCCCGCCTGGCCGAACTGGAAGACGTGGTCGATTACGTCGGCCCGCAGCTTGCCGGTGTCGCCGCGTTTCACGGTGCGGCCTTGCGAGGCGGCATCCTTGGCCAGCGGCGGCATGTTCTTCATCACATTGCGGTTTGCGTTCTGTGGGTTCGGCAAGCCCGGTTCGCGATCGAGTGGCCGTGTGTCGGCGATCCATTGCGGCCCGAACACGCCGATGTCGTCTTTGCCGTCGCCGTCCCAATCGCCGACGACCGGCGTATCGCCTGCATCGCCGAGCCGGGCATAGAGATCACCCTCGCCCCACTTGCCGTCGGCGTTGGCGTCGATGAACCATTCGCCGTCGATGAAGACGCCCATTTGCGTAGTGCCGTTGCCGAGGAAATCGCCATAGACCGGAATGGCGCCGGGAGTGCCGAATACATCGACGTCGGACTTGATCGTGCCGTCGTTGATGATCCAGCGCGAGCTGCTCAAATTCATGGCATCCCAACTGCCTTGATCGAACACCAACGGACCGGCATCGGCGTTCACGCCTTCGTCGGGCGGAATTGCCTCGCGGGGCTGGCCATCGTCCATCACGCTCAGATGCCAGGTATACGGAACTTCGCCGCCGCCGCCCGGCAAGTCGAATCGCTCCGCAGGCGGCGCAACCGGCGGTTGATCGAAGCTGACCGGCGACACCGGAGAATTGAATACCTCTTGCGGCATCGGCGGTGTGAATGGCGGGGGAGGCGTGACCGGCGGTGGCGGTGTAACTGGCGGCGGCGGAGTGATTGGTTGCTGCTGCGTGACCACCACGCTGAAGTTGTTGTTGGTCGATGAGCTGCCGATCGCAAGCGGAATTTCGACCACCGCCGTCGAGTCGGGGCTCAGACCGAGCGCGGAAATCGCGTTGGCGTCGATCGTATTGCCCGGATTGTCGGCCGCTCCACCGGCGGAGCCGACGGAGGTGAGGCCGAGAATCGTGGTGTATCCTTGCGCGTTGTTGGCCGAGGTTTCCGGCTGGTCGGAGACCGGCTCCGTGGCCACGCTATACGCTTGATTGCCCGGCAGATCGGTAAATTCGTAGAAGCCATTCGCATCGGTCGTGGTGTTTTCCTGCTGGCCGGTCGAGAAATCGAAAATCGGAGCGCCGTCGGCGCCGTAGAGATAGAGCGTCACTCCGGCCAGCAGCTTGTCGCCCGATTGATAAACGCCGGTCCGGTATTGAGCCACTTGGGCCGCGGTGAGCGTGGTCCCGGCCGGCAGTTCGAGGGGCGGACCGTCTTGGAAGACAAGGCCGGAAATCGTCGCCGGCGGATCGACGTAGAAGTTGTAGTTCGTGCCGACCGTGCCGCTGGTAAGCGTGATCGTGTCGATCAAGTTCACATTCTCGACGATGCCGCCTGCCGAGCCGTAGTCGGCCTCTTCGGAGAAATACGGGCTCGGCGTCACGTCTTCGACGCCGTAGGTGCCCGGCGGCAAATTGTCGGCGAAGCTATAGAACCCATTTTGATCGGTCGTGGTGGTGCTGAGGATGTTGCCATTGGAATCCAGCAGGCTAACGCTGACGCCTGCCAGCGGTTTCAGATTCGTGGCCGTCGTTGGGTTGCCGGTGGTGTCGATTTCCACGTAGCCGCTGATCCCGACCGGCTGCACGTCGCAGAAGTTGTAGGCCGTTGCCGCGACGCCGTCGCCGAGAGAGACCTGCGTGATTGAATCGAGATCGGCCGAGACCGAGCCGCCGGCGCTGCCGGCCCAGGCATCGTTGTTCAAATAGCCCGCGGGCAGGATTTGTTCGACGCCGTACACCTGGCCCGGCATGAGGCCGGTAAACTGGTAATTGCCGGAATCGTCGGTCGTCGTGGTTCGGATCACCGTGCCGCTCGAGTTCAACAATTCGACCGTGACGCCCGGCAGCGGAACGCCGAGATCGCAATCGCCGACGTTCCCGCTGATGCTGGCTGGCAGCACGTCGCAGAAGCTATAACCCGTGGCGGCGGCACCGTCGGTGAGCGACACTTGCGTGATCGAATCGTCGTCGGCTGCGACCGTTCCGCCGGCCGAGCCGGCCCATGCGTCGTGGTTGATATAGCCCGTCGGCAGAATCTGTTCGACGCCATAAGTGACGCCGGGCAACAACCCCGTGAACTGGTAATTGCCGGAGCTATCGGTCGTGGTGGTTTTGATCACCGTGCCGCTAGAGTTCAGCAGTTCGACCGTCACGCCCGACAACGGCTGATCCGCGAGGCAATCGGACACGGTGCCGTTGATGCTCGCGGGGAGCACATCGCAGAAGTTGTAGGCCGTCGCGTTTACGCCGTCGCCAAGTGGCACTTCGGTGATCGAATCGAGATCGGGCGAAACGGTTCCACCCGCCGTGCCGGCCGTGGTTTCGTGATTCATGTAGCCGGTCGGAAGAATCTGTTCGACGCCGTAGTCGACACCCGGCATGAGCCCCGTGAATTGATAGGCGCCCGCGCCATTGGTCTCGGTGGTTTGAATCACGGTGCCGCTCGAATTCAGCAACTCGACCGTCACGTTCGCCAGCGGTTGATTGGCGAGGCAGTCGGCCACGGTGCCGCTGATGCTGGCGGGGAGCACGTCGCAGAAGTTGTAGGCTGTCGCGTTGGTGCCGTCGCCGAGCGTGACCTGCGTGATCGAATCGTCATTGGCTGCGACGGTGCCGCCGACGCTGCCGGCCCATGCGTCGTGGTTCAGATAGCCGTTGGGGAGAATCTGCTCGACGCCATAGGTGGCGTTCGGTTCCAGACCGGTGAATTGATAATTGCCGGAGCCGTTGGTCGTGGTTGTTTCGACGACGGTGCCGCTGGAGTTCAGCAATTCGACCGTGACGCCGGAGAGGGCCTTGTCGGCAAGGCAGTCGGACACATTGCCGCTGATGCTCGCCGGCTGCACGAGAGCGAAATTGTTCGCCACGCTGTTGTCGCCGCCGAGAACGGCAATCTGGCTGATCGCGGTCGCGCTGAGCACGGTGGCGTCGGTCGTGCCGCCGACGGTGCCCGGCTGAGCGCTTTCGGCGAAATAGGCGCTCGGCACCGTTTCGTCGACTTCATACGTGCCGGGCTGCAGGAACTGGAACAGATAGCTGCCGTTGGCATCGGTGGTGGTGGTGATGCCGGTGGAAACGAACTGGGTGCCGTTGTATTCCATCAACGAAAGCGTGACGTTCGGCACTCCTTGCTCGCCGTTGTCTTGCAGGTTGTCGAAATTCGCGTCGTCGTAGACCGTGCCGCCGATCGAAATCGGCAACGGCGTTTGGGTGACGAGCACGTTGGCGCCGGCGGTTTGATCGGATTGGTCGGTGGTGCTTGGCGGTTCGTAGTCTTGTGGCGGCAGGTTGAGGTTCGTGCCGGAGGTGGTGTTATTGTCGGCGAAGAGCGTATTGTAGCCGGCGACGAATGCCGTATTCACCGTGACGTTTTCATAATGCGGGGCGGTGAATGTGCCAACCAAATGGGCATTCTGGAATTGGTTGCCGTCGGTGAGCGGGGCGGTGGTGGCGATGCCCTGGCCATTGACCGAAAGCACCTGGTCGGCATCGGCGGTGAATGTGAGGCTATCACCCGACACGAATCCGCTTAGATCGAAGATGATTTGCGAGCCGCCGTTGACGACGGTCGTGCTGAGCACTTGGAAGCCCGCATCGGCGACGATTTGCACGGGTGCGTTGGTTGTGTTCCAAACGATGTCGCCGGCGGCAAGGCCATTTTGATTGGCGCTGCCGTCAACGATCACTTGCGTCATCTGCGTGT encodes:
- a CDS encoding SdrD B-like domain-containing protein, producing the protein MSLLSSVVKWGEFLKSPRRRAAHKPQDRKHLCRFEAMEPRQLMTASPIAPQIHLGSVFFDPAPGKDTVPNTIQITFQGGQPNTQMTQVIVDGSANQNGLAAGDIVWNTTNAPVQIVADAGFQVLSTTVVNGGSQIIFDLSGFVSGDSLTFTADADQVLSVNGQGIATTAPLTDGNQFQNAHLVGTFTAPHYENVTVNTAFVAGYNTLFADNNTTSGTNLNLPPQDYEPPSTTDQSDQTAGANVLVTQTPLPISIGGTVYDDANFDNLQDNGEQGVPNVTLSLMEYNGTQFVSTGITTTTDANGSYLFQFLQPGTYEVDETVPSAYFAESAQPGTVGGTTDATVLSATAISQIAVLGGDNSVANNFALVQPASISGNVSDCLADKALSGVTVELLNSSGTVVETTTTNGSGNYQFTGLEPNATYGVEQILPNGYLNHDAWAGSVGGTVAANDDSITQVTLGDGTNATAYNFCDVLPASISGTVADCLANQPLANVTVELLNSSGTVIQTTETNGAGAYQFTGLMPGVDYGVEQILPTGYMNHETTAGTAGGTVSPDLDSITEVPLGDGVNATAYNFCDVLPASINGTVSDCLADQPLSGVTVELLNSSGTVIKTTTTDSSGNYQFTGLLPGVTYGVEQILPTGYINHDAWAGSAGGTVAADDDSITQVSLTDGAAATGYSFCDVLPASISGNVGDCDLGVPLPGVTVELLNSSGTVIRTTTTDDSGNYQFTGLMPGQVYGVEQILPAGYLNNDAWAGSAGGSVSADLDSITQVSLGDGVAATAYNFCDVQPVGISGYVEIDTTGNPTTATNLKPLAGVSVSLLDSNGNILSTTTTDQNGFYSFADNLPPGTYGVEDVTPSPYFSEEADYGSAGGIVENVNLIDTITLTSGTVGTNYNFYVDPPATISGLVFQDGPPLELPAGTTLTAAQVAQYRTGVYQSGDKLLAGVTLYLYGADGAPIFDFSTGQQENTTTDANGFYEFTDLPGNQAYSVATEPVSDQPETSANNAQGYTTILGLTSVGSAGGAADNPGNTIDANAISALGLSPDSTAVVEIPLAIGSSSTNNNFSVVVTQQQPITPPPPVTPPPPVTPPPPFTPPMPQEVFNSPVSPVSFDQPPVAPPAERFDLPGGGGEVPYTWHLSVMDDGQPREAIPPDEGVNADAGPLVFDQGSWDAMNLSSSRWIINDGTIKSDVDVFGTPGAIPVYGDFLGNGTTQMGVFIDGEWFIDANADGKWGEGDLYARLGDAGDTPVVGDWDGDGKDDIGVFGPQWIADTRPLDREPGLPNPQNANRNVMKNMPPLAKDAASQGRTVKRGDTGKLRADVIDHVFQFGQAGDVPVVGDWTGSGVRTIGVFRDGVWYLDIHGTGKWAADDIQTQFGQPGDIPVVGDWDGSGRDSIGVYRDGVWILDSNHDFRYDAGDKIVRFGQHGDRPVTGKFTATDKTEIGVYRNGLLERATSTAQK